A region from the Pyrinomonadaceae bacterium genome encodes:
- a CDS encoding tail fiber protein, translating to MAQPYVGEIRMFAGNFAPAGWMFCEGQLLPISENETLFQLIGTTYGGDGESTFALPDLRGRIPIHQGNGFILAETGGAEEITLTVNQIPAHSHSLLGTTSISNDANPGNNVTAQTNTFDMYQSTAGGSPMAPQSVGPVGGSQPHTNFQPYLCVDFIISLFGIFPSPT from the coding sequence ATACGTCGGTGAAATCAGAATGTTTGCGGGCAACTTCGCCCCGGCCGGCTGGATGTTTTGCGAAGGCCAACTGCTGCCCATCTCTGAGAACGAAACGTTGTTCCAGTTAATCGGTACGACCTACGGCGGCGACGGCGAGTCAACGTTTGCTTTGCCCGATTTGCGCGGCCGAATCCCGATCCATCAGGGGAATGGTTTTATCCTGGCCGAGACAGGCGGGGCTGAGGAGATTACCCTCACCGTCAATCAAATACCGGCGCATTCACATTCGCTGCTCGGCACGACCAGTATCTCTAACGATGCGAATCCGGGTAACAATGTCACGGCCCAGACCAACACTTTCGACATGTATCAAAGCACTGCGGGAGGCTCGCCGATGGCGCCGCAGTCGGTTGGTCCCGTTGGTGGCAGTCAGCCGCACACTAATTTTCAGCCGTACTTGTGTGTTGACTTCATCATTTCGCTGTTCGGGATTTTCCCGTCGCCAACATGA
- a CDS encoding tail fiber protein: protein MADPFVAEIRIFPFNFAPKGWAWCDGQLLPLSQNTALFSLLGTTYGGNGKSNFALPDLQGRAPMHPGQGPGLSLHDLGETGGSETVTLLESEIPAHTHAINAQAPVGDTNLPGGNVFARTVGATPYLPPAGAPLISMAPNALAPAGGDQPHNNLQPYLTFYFCIALQGVFPPRG from the coding sequence ATGGCAGATCCTTTTGTAGCAGAAATCAGAATCTTTCCCTTTAACTTCGCGCCCAAAGGCTGGGCTTGGTGCGATGGGCAATTGTTGCCGCTCTCACAGAACACCGCGCTTTTTTCGTTGCTCGGCACAACCTACGGCGGGAACGGTAAGTCCAATTTTGCCCTTCCGGATTTGCAGGGTCGCGCGCCGATGCATCCCGGACAGGGACCAGGACTCTCGCTGCACGACCTGGGGGAGACTGGGGGCAGCGAGACCGTGACGTTGCTTGAGTCTGAGATACCTGCGCACACGCATGCGATCAATGCCCAAGCTCCGGTCGGGGATACAAATTTGCCGGGAGGCAACGTTTTTGCGCGGACGGTGGGCGCAACGCCTTACCTGCCGCCCGCCGGCGCGCCCTTGATCTCGATGGCGCCTAATGCGCTGGCGCCGGCCGGTGGCGATCAGCCACACAACAATTTGCAGCCCTACCTGACTTTCTATTTTTGCATCGCGTTGCAAGGAGTATTTCCACCGCGAGGATAG